One Brumimicrobium sp. DNA window includes the following coding sequences:
- a CDS encoding DUF2520 domain-containing protein: MLTDKKEIVICGTGKVAYHLGSYLNQIGHDLLGVWGRDVEKCAELSKKLHTSVISDLFNLSNTSIVIVCVSDIAISKVLSSIPNHVKIAYTSGSIKLEDLPARENLGVFYPLQTFSEEKEVDISKVPFLIEATNPIFEQELIGLAQTLSDNVQKTNSRERFLIHVGAVMVNNFTNFLYYLAEKHLKEHELDFKVLKPLIMETAEKLQTLTPREAQTGPAVRGDNKIIEQHIQSISDADTRELYKLMSELIIKEFNKDEL; encoded by the coding sequence ATGTTGACTGATAAAAAAGAAATAGTTATTTGTGGAACTGGTAAAGTCGCCTATCATTTAGGTAGTTATCTTAATCAGATTGGACATGATTTATTAGGTGTATGGGGGAGAGATGTAGAGAAATGTGCAGAATTGTCAAAAAAATTACATACTTCGGTAATATCTGATTTGTTCAATTTATCTAATACTTCTATTGTAATTGTTTGTGTGAGTGATATTGCGATAAGCAAAGTTTTATCGTCTATACCTAACCATGTAAAAATTGCATATACTTCTGGAAGTATAAAATTAGAAGATTTACCAGCTAGAGAGAATTTGGGGGTATTCTATCCCTTACAAACTTTTAGTGAGGAAAAAGAAGTTGATATTTCTAAAGTTCCTTTCTTGATTGAAGCTACTAATCCAATTTTTGAACAAGAATTGATAGGGCTAGCCCAAACTTTGAGCGATAATGTTCAAAAGACAAATTCGCGTGAGCGCTTTCTTATTCATGTGGGAGCAGTGATGGTAAATAATTTCACTAATTTTCTTTATTATTTAGCAGAAAAACATCTGAAAGAGCATGAACTTGATTTTAAAGTGTTAAAACCGTTGATAATGGAGACTGCCGAAAAATTACAAACATTAACACCTAGAGAAGCTCAAACAGGTCCTGCAGTGCGAGGAGACAATAAAATTATTGAGCAGCATATACAATCTATTTCAGATGCTGATACTAGAGAACTATATAAATTAATGAGTGAGCTAATTATCAAAGAATTTAATAAAGATGAATTATAA
- a CDS encoding HAD-IIIA family hydrolase yields the protein MNYKEKLNQVSTFIFDIDGVLTDGSIFLLADQVVRVLNSRDGFALQYAKKQGYTIFVISGGSSESVRNRLLKTGVTEVFLRTHNKLKKYEEIKSEYKLSDQEILYMGDDIPDYEVMKQVGVSSCPSDAAVEIKRLVDYVSPFQGGRHAVRDVIEQTLRVQSKWFKGE from the coding sequence ATGAATTATAAAGAAAAGTTGAACCAAGTAAGTACCTTTATCTTTGATATTGATGGGGTTCTTACGGATGGAAGCATATTTTTATTAGCAGATCAAGTGGTTCGCGTACTTAATTCTCGTGATGGTTTCGCACTTCAATATGCCAAGAAGCAAGGATATACTATTTTCGTAATTAGCGGAGGAAGTTCAGAATCTGTAAGAAATAGATTGTTGAAAACAGGAGTGACAGAGGTGTTTTTGCGTACGCACAATAAACTTAAGAAATACGAAGAAATCAAATCTGAATATAAATTATCTGATCAGGAAATTTTGTATATGGGAGATGATATTCCGGACTATGAAGTGATGAAACAAGTGGGTGTATCTTCATGCCCTTCTGATGCAGCGGTGGAAATAAAACGATTGGTTGATTATGTGTCTCCTTTCCAAGGAGGCCGTCATGCAGTACGAGATGTAATTGAACAAACCTTACGTGTGCAGAGTAAATGGTTTAAAGGAGAGTGA
- a CDS encoding T9SS type A sorting domain-containing protein, with product MEILKKILVILLVLPSFYGMTQNGFYKKYTAGSFVKGNGITQLPDSSYAITGVGGDFDGASGQAYLMIVDSLGNYLWSQNYGSDTTDEVGVRVMHKEGEGFYIAGYSSETDDGNFNFMLLKTDELGNLLWQKNYGTANWEILHDAMLLDNQIILVGETDGLTTQQKDMYMVFTDLNGDTLWTKTIASPVNDIAYAVDTISSSELLIGGQKGDNNFEKGVLISCSLTGSINWSKFDNTRLIPFIKDVIVYENEIYACGAYYNSDTTIYDIWYGQYDLNGNYLDHVQGDFVYSTNTWIPAMATIDDWDYSLFIAVEFDGPEASPEPYPGGLDVQIIRFSRLMFYWGPSYNYSAYNDDFINQMIPTNDGGIAFIGTSSDNGKDLTAGTRGMLGKIGRNLVDPYVDDNDIEEFSILSVYSESPKKSLKIYPNPTSDIIHLPSEVIGLTYEIHSIQGEIVLKGESKNILSLEGLTQGVYFLKIMGKESVWTAKISKR from the coding sequence ATGGAGATTCTAAAGAAAATATTAGTTATCCTGCTTGTATTACCATCATTTTACGGAATGACGCAAAATGGTTTTTATAAGAAATATACTGCGGGTTCTTTTGTTAAAGGAAATGGTATTACACAACTTCCCGATTCTTCCTATGCCATTACAGGTGTAGGGGGCGACTTTGATGGCGCTTCGGGTCAGGCTTACTTAATGATTGTTGACAGTTTAGGAAATTATTTATGGTCTCAAAATTATGGCTCTGACACTACAGACGAAGTAGGAGTTAGAGTAATGCATAAAGAAGGAGAAGGTTTCTATATCGCAGGATATTCAAGTGAAACTGACGATGGCAACTTCAATTTCATGCTTTTAAAAACTGATGAGTTGGGAAATCTTCTCTGGCAGAAGAACTATGGGACAGCAAATTGGGAAATTTTACATGATGCTATGCTTCTTGATAATCAGATTATACTCGTTGGAGAAACAGATGGGTTAACGACCCAACAAAAAGATATGTACATGGTCTTCACCGACTTAAACGGAGATACCCTATGGACTAAAACGATTGCTTCTCCAGTAAATGACATTGCTTATGCAGTAGATACTATTTCAAGTTCGGAACTACTGATTGGCGGACAAAAGGGAGATAATAATTTTGAGAAAGGTGTTTTGATTTCTTGTTCGCTTACAGGTTCAATAAATTGGAGCAAATTTGACAACACACGCCTCATTCCATTCATTAAAGATGTGATAGTATATGAGAATGAAATATATGCTTGTGGCGCATATTATAATTCTGATACCACAATTTATGATATCTGGTATGGGCAATATGACTTAAATGGAAATTATTTGGATCATGTTCAAGGAGATTTCGTCTATTCTACCAACACATGGATTCCTGCCATGGCAACAATAGACGATTGGGATTATAGTTTATTCATTGCTGTTGAATTTGATGGTCCAGAAGCAAGTCCTGAACCCTATCCTGGTGGATTGGATGTTCAAATCATACGATTTAGTCGTTTGATGTTTTATTGGGGTCCTTCATATAATTACTCTGCTTACAACGATGATTTTATTAATCAGATGATACCAACCAATGATGGAGGTATTGCTTTTATTGGCACTTCAAGTGATAATGGTAAAGATTTAACTGCAGGAACACGAGGTATGCTTGGAAAGATAGGACGTAATCTAGTTGACCCATACGTAGATGATAATGATATTGAAGAGTTTAGTATTCTTTCTGTGTATAGCGAATCTCCAAAAAAATCATTAAAGATATACCCTAACCCTACCTCAGACATCATTCATCTTCCTTCAGAAGTTATTGGTTTAACTTATGAAATTCACTCCATTCAAGGGGAGATTGTTCTTAAAGGAGAAAGTAAAAACATCCTATCTTTAGAGGGATTGACTCAAGGTGTTTATTTCTTAAAAATAATGGGTAAGGAAAGTGTTTGGACTGCTAAAATCAGTAAACGCTAG
- a CDS encoding carboxypeptidase-like regulatory domain-containing protein has product MRYFLLALSLFIFGFSYSQNKKSEKLIQLSGVLVSADSLDQVSYASIMNKTTHNGTISDYYGYFSFVTRPGDTIIFNAFGFKTGSYIVPDTLSEYRYSIIHIMIPDTLILPQVDIYPWPSKEAFAKAFIEMDPYDDAIRRAHRQLSGENLAAIAARLPTDGKLAYNWQAQQTRTMLYTKGQTPINNLLNPVAWSKFIQSWKNGDFQRESGK; this is encoded by the coding sequence ATGAGATATTTTTTACTAGCACTTTCTTTATTTATTTTCGGCTTTAGCTATTCACAGAATAAGAAATCTGAAAAATTAATTCAATTATCCGGAGTATTAGTTTCTGCAGATAGTTTGGACCAAGTCTCCTATGCCTCTATCATGAATAAAACCACCCATAATGGGACAATTTCAGACTATTACGGTTATTTTAGTTTTGTTACTCGTCCTGGAGACACCATTATTTTCAATGCTTTTGGATTTAAAACTGGGTCATACATTGTTCCAGACACCTTGTCTGAATATCGTTATTCTATCATCCATATCATGATACCTGATACGTTGATTTTACCTCAGGTAGATATTTATCCTTGGCCTTCTAAGGAAGCTTTTGCTAAAGCTTTTATTGAAATGGATCCGTATGATGATGCTATTCGTCGAGCACACCGACAGTTGTCGGGAGAGAATTTAGCCGCCATAGCCGCACGACTTCCCACAGATGGCAAACTGGCATATAATTGGCAAGCTCAACAAACGCGGACAATGTTATATACCAAAGGACAAACCCCTATTAACAATCTGTTGAATCCAGTTGCTTGGAGCAAATTTATTCAATCATGGAAAAATGGAGATTTCCAGAGAGAATCGGGGAAATAG
- a CDS encoding TonB-dependent receptor, with product MKTLIYILLISCFTTFALGQGNFTIRGFVYDNVSGEAASYVKVLLKSVETGAQIGATTDLDGIFQFSKLNEGSYEINIRSMEHNEINEVIKVGASKVLTLRYTLEKADDVKEIEGVSVYGQDQSKQTKIDISVNKLKQEDLERLPSFGAENDIIAAFSITPGVITTGDQGGQMYVRGGTPIQNKIILDGMTIYNPFHSIGFFSVFETELIKNTDIYTGGFASNYGGRISSIMDITYRDGDLNRHGGMVSLSPFMAKAVVEGPLYKTKDAVGSGGSYILAAKHSLLNYVSKSIYPYTNNGDGLPFSFTDIFGKFTIKTPDGSKFNAFGFYNTDKVNYATLADLHWNAYGGGLNFTVVPQNNPVIIKGHLSSSGYDILFQEQNGQAPRYSKIIGFDLGFDFTYFLKNQSELTYGINVGGFTTKFLTYNQLDREIKIENFNTELSAYLNYRLIIGRWVVNPGVRLQVYPGLSAVIPEPRLGVKVNATEKLRFKLSGGYYSQNYTSASSDQDVVTLFYGFLAAPNNVQTKFTTPTGKEKLTKNGIQTSWHGIFGVEYDLTKSLSLNVEGYYKYFPKLSNINTTKLYDDTPEFNDKPDVFKKDFILESGYSYGVDVLLQFKKDRIFLWGGYSYGNSDRWNGFDHYVPVFDRKHNVNLVATYAFLKNKTLEVSVRWNFGSGLPFTPTSGYYQGEEFNNGLTTDYTTSNTQDLSILLGDMNSARLPSYHRLDITIKKRFPFKNKTELELKAGVTNMYNRDNIFYVNRVSNEKIYQLPILPSFGVSYKF from the coding sequence TTGAAAACTTTAATTTACATCTTACTAATCTCCTGCTTTACTACATTTGCGCTTGGACAAGGGAATTTCACTATTCGAGGTTTTGTATATGACAATGTAAGTGGAGAAGCTGCAAGTTATGTTAAAGTACTACTCAAATCAGTTGAAACAGGAGCACAAATCGGTGCCACCACAGACCTAGACGGTATCTTTCAGTTTTCTAAATTGAACGAAGGAAGTTACGAGATTAACATCCGTAGTATGGAACATAACGAAATAAATGAAGTTATAAAAGTTGGTGCTTCAAAAGTATTAACCCTAAGATATACCCTTGAAAAAGCAGATGATGTGAAAGAAATAGAAGGGGTATCTGTCTATGGACAAGATCAATCCAAGCAAACAAAAATCGACATTTCTGTAAACAAGTTGAAACAAGAAGATTTAGAAAGATTGCCGAGTTTTGGTGCTGAAAATGATATTATTGCCGCATTTTCAATCACTCCTGGAGTAATCACTACGGGTGACCAAGGAGGTCAAATGTATGTGCGAGGTGGTACGCCAATTCAAAATAAGATTATCCTAGATGGAATGACTATATACAACCCATTCCACTCTATCGGGTTCTTCTCAGTGTTTGAAACAGAATTAATTAAAAATACGGACATTTATACTGGAGGCTTTGCTTCTAACTATGGTGGACGAATTTCTTCTATCATGGATATTACATACAGAGATGGTGACTTGAATAGACACGGAGGGATGGTTTCTTTATCTCCTTTTATGGCGAAAGCAGTTGTTGAAGGGCCTTTATATAAAACAAAAGATGCTGTAGGTAGTGGTGGTTCCTATATTTTGGCTGCAAAACATTCTTTACTAAACTACGTTTCTAAATCTATCTATCCTTATACCAACAATGGAGATGGGCTTCCATTCTCTTTTACAGATATTTTTGGGAAATTTACTATCAAAACACCTGATGGAAGTAAATTCAACGCATTTGGTTTCTACAATACAGATAAAGTAAATTATGCCACACTTGCAGATTTACATTGGAATGCTTATGGCGGAGGATTAAATTTCACGGTAGTACCTCAAAACAATCCTGTTATTATCAAAGGTCACCTAAGCTCTTCAGGATATGATATTCTATTCCAAGAACAAAATGGACAAGCACCTAGATATAGTAAAATCATTGGTTTTGATTTAGGTTTTGACTTTACCTATTTCTTAAAAAATCAATCTGAATTAACCTACGGTATCAATGTAGGAGGATTCACAACGAAATTCCTAACATACAATCAATTAGATAGAGAAATAAAAATTGAAAATTTTAATACCGAATTAAGCGCTTACCTAAATTACCGCTTGATAATTGGTAGATGGGTTGTAAATCCTGGAGTTCGTTTACAAGTTTATCCAGGACTTTCTGCTGTTATACCAGAGCCACGTTTAGGAGTAAAAGTTAATGCTACGGAGAAATTAAGATTCAAATTATCAGGAGGATATTATTCTCAGAACTATACTTCGGCTTCCTCAGATCAAGATGTTGTAACTCTTTTCTATGGATTCTTAGCAGCACCAAATAACGTTCAAACAAAATTCACTACGCCAACAGGTAAAGAAAAGCTTACAAAAAATGGTATTCAAACTTCTTGGCATGGAATCTTTGGTGTAGAATATGATTTAACGAAATCATTATCACTCAATGTAGAAGGATATTATAAATATTTCCCTAAATTATCCAATATCAATACAACCAAGTTATACGATGATACCCCAGAGTTTAATGACAAGCCAGATGTATTTAAAAAAGATTTCATTCTGGAATCTGGTTATTCATACGGAGTTGATGTGCTTCTACAATTTAAGAAAGACCGAATTTTCTTATGGGGAGGATATTCTTATGGAAATTCAGATAGGTGGAATGGGTTTGACCATTATGTTCCTGTATTTGACAGAAAGCACAATGTAAATCTTGTTGCAACTTATGCCTTCCTAAAGAATAAAACCTTAGAAGTGAGTGTGCGATGGAATTTTGGTTCTGGACTTCCATTCACTCCAACTTCAGGATATTATCAAGGAGAGGAATTTAACAACGGTCTAACAACAGACTATACTACCTCCAATACACAAGATTTAAGTATTTTATTAGGGGACATGAACTCTGCTAGACTTCCTTCTTACCATCGTTTAGATATAACAATTAAAAAACGATTCCCTTTCAAAAACAAAACAGAACTTGAACTTAAAGCCGGGGTAACCAACATGTACAATAGAGATAATATCTTCTATGTAAACCGTGTTTCCAATGAAAAGATTTATCAGTTACCGATTCTTCCTAGTTTCGGTGTGAGTTATAAATTTTAG
- the mazG gene encoding nucleoside triphosphate pyrophosphohydrolase, with protein MVESLLAFERLLKIMDDLREKCPWDKKQTLETLRPLTIEETYELTDAILNKDMNELKGEIGDLMMHMVFYSKIADEQNAFNIADVLNAICDKLIYRHPHIYGDTIAEDEETVKKNWEKLKLDKGRKSVLEGVPSSLPSLVKAIRIQEKASGIGFDWDNPKDVIAKIHEEVDELVAEVNNNTSDIEQELGDVLFSIVNYARFIGINPDTALEKTNKKFITRFQHMEHSIQGDNKNLKEMSLEEMDKYWVQAKKIKG; from the coding sequence ATGGTTGAAAGTTTATTGGCATTTGAGCGTTTGCTCAAAATTATGGATGATTTAAGGGAAAAATGCCCCTGGGATAAAAAGCAAACATTGGAAACCCTTCGTCCACTCACAATAGAGGAAACATACGAGTTGACTGATGCTATCCTCAACAAGGATATGAACGAACTTAAAGGTGAAATTGGCGACCTTATGATGCACATGGTTTTTTACAGTAAAATAGCCGACGAACAAAATGCTTTTAATATAGCAGACGTGCTCAACGCTATTTGTGACAAATTAATCTATCGTCATCCACACATCTATGGAGACACAATAGCTGAAGATGAAGAAACAGTGAAAAAAAATTGGGAAAAACTCAAATTAGATAAAGGAAGAAAATCAGTTTTAGAAGGAGTTCCAAGCTCTCTCCCCTCTCTCGTTAAAGCCATTCGTATTCAAGAAAAAGCAAGTGGCATAGGCTTCGATTGGGATAATCCAAAAGATGTTATTGCTAAAATTCATGAAGAGGTAGATGAATTAGTAGCTGAAGTAAACAACAATACTTCTGATATAGAACAAGAATTAGGTGATGTACTATTTTCTATCGTAAACTATGCACGATTCATTGGTATAAATCCCGATACGGCATTAGAGAAAACAAACAAAAAATTTATCACACGGTTTCAACACATGGAACACTCCATACAGGGAGACAATAAGAATCTAAAAGAAATGTCTTTAGAAGAAATGGATAAATATTGGGTACAAGCTAAAAAAATTAAAGGCTAG
- a CDS encoding acyloxyacyl hydrolase: MGYLIAHRATMKHLLSQYAYGVELQGSILTNGTKQWHHDYNFPKITLGIVYSNLGNNKILGEVIGVLGGLNLPFFQEKGFRFGANFNGGIGFITKKYDVKRNPKNNAIGSNLNCMVSAGLLVEKIWKQHAIGFEINMTHLSNGAIVLPNLGVNLPTVKLSYSYYFKPIDMTGEANGEIEGPSIKKWNFYTQLILSAKQIYPTGGHLYGIFGLTNFAQYRFSKKSIVETGVDFIYNQSIVPYNDVTYSFHKNMRLGIYGAYVLPIHRFHILLGMGGYVYKPLPPNGWVYLKFGARFRIIDRLWGNVTIKSHWAKADYFEYGLTFRW, encoded by the coding sequence ATGGGATATTTAATAGCTCATCGAGCAACCATGAAACACTTGCTTTCACAATATGCTTATGGAGTAGAATTACAAGGAAGCATTTTAACAAACGGTACTAAACAATGGCATCACGATTATAATTTCCCGAAGATTACCTTAGGCATAGTCTATAGTAATTTAGGTAATAATAAAATCTTAGGAGAAGTTATTGGTGTTCTTGGTGGACTTAATTTACCCTTTTTCCAGGAGAAAGGTTTTCGTTTTGGAGCTAATTTTAATGGAGGAATAGGGTTTATAACTAAAAAATATGATGTTAAACGAAATCCAAAGAACAATGCTATCGGTTCAAATTTGAATTGCATGGTAAGTGCAGGACTCTTAGTGGAAAAAATATGGAAACAACATGCCATTGGTTTTGAAATAAATATGACACATCTATCTAATGGTGCTATTGTTTTGCCAAATCTTGGAGTAAATCTTCCTACAGTGAAACTTAGTTATTCATATTATTTCAAGCCTATTGATATGACAGGTGAAGCAAATGGTGAAATTGAAGGTCCTTCGATTAAAAAATGGAATTTTTATACACAATTAATCTTGTCGGCTAAACAAATTTATCCTACAGGAGGGCATTTATATGGTATTTTTGGGTTGACCAATTTTGCACAATATAGATTTTCTAAAAAATCAATTGTAGAGACAGGAGTTGATTTTATTTATAATCAATCTATTGTTCCCTATAATGATGTAACATATTCTTTCCATAAGAATATGCGTTTGGGTATATATGGAGCTTATGTACTACCAATTCATAGATTTCATATTCTCTTGGGAATGGGAGGGTATGTGTATAAACCATTACCTCCAAATGGATGGGTGTATTTAAAGTTTGGCGCTCGTTTTCGAATTATTGATCGTTTGTGGGGTAATGTCACCATTAAATCGCATTGGGCAAAGGCTGATTATTTTGAATATGGTTTAACTTTTAGATGGTAA
- a CDS encoding DUF2807 domain-containing protein, which translates to MNRVYWIIILIFFFFSCKKPFERRCFKSTGEGVAKEVVLTSKIDSLFLFGNIEYTIIPSSYSKVVLVGGKNLVSLIDVDEDNHGITIRDDNKCEFLRSYKDKVKANIYIDSIRYIEFGGSQYLKSQDTIRSYELRVIVKDCSGSLDLKVKNGYMSMVIANEYADFKLAGSTLIGFLNCRSNSYGDARNFTAKNKLIVNSNSVGDMYINANTDFLDVSINSKGNINYIGHPVNKSVSKSGKGNLIYIGN; encoded by the coding sequence ATGAATAGAGTATATTGGATTATAATATTGATATTTTTCTTTTTTTCTTGTAAAAAGCCTTTTGAGCGAAGATGTTTCAAATCAACCGGGGAAGGAGTTGCAAAGGAAGTTGTCCTGACATCAAAAATTGATTCCTTATTCTTATTTGGAAATATAGAATATACCATTATTCCATCATCTTATTCAAAAGTTGTATTGGTTGGTGGAAAGAATTTAGTTTCTTTAATTGATGTTGATGAGGATAATCATGGCATTACTATTCGGGATGATAATAAGTGTGAATTTCTCCGTTCTTATAAAGATAAAGTAAAGGCTAATATTTATATAGACTCTATCCGATATATAGAATTTGGAGGTTCTCAATATCTGAAGAGTCAGGATACAATCAGATCGTATGAGCTAAGAGTTATTGTAAAAGATTGTTCAGGAAGTTTAGATTTGAAAGTAAAAAATGGTTATATGAGTATGGTAATTGCTAATGAGTATGCTGATTTTAAGTTGGCAGGATCAACTCTTATTGGTTTTCTTAATTGTAGGAGCAATTCATATGGAGATGCACGAAATTTTACAGCCAAAAACAAATTGATAGTGAATTCTAATTCTGTTGGGGATATGTATATTAATGCAAACACTGATTTCTTAGACGTTTCGATTAACTCGAAGGGAAATATAAACTACATTGGTCACCCTGTCAACAAATCTGTATCAAAGTCAGGAAAGGGAAACTTAATTTATATAGGAAACTAA
- a CDS encoding membrane or secreted protein: MAVVLIAIALLAVAFAGIAVKILIKKDGKFSGTCASNNPVLQEKGAVCGLCGAKPEEKCKADE; encoded by the coding sequence ATGGCAGTAGTATTAATTGCAATCGCATTATTGGCAGTCGCATTCGCTGGAATAGCAGTAAAAATATTAATTAAAAAGGATGGTAAATTTTCTGGAACATGTGCCAGTAACAATCCTGTTTTACAAGAGAAAGGAGCTGTATGTGGTTTGTGTGGAGCAAAACCAGAAGAGAAATGTAAAGCTGATGAATAG
- the murQ gene encoding N-acetylmuramic acid 6-phosphate etherase, which yields MKKVTEQSSNYNHLELMSMKEILTAMNQEDQSVPLAVEKIIPQITAFVEKALVNMKNGGRLFYLGAGTSGRLGILDASECPPTFGVEQGVVVGLIAGGDAAIRVAVENAEDDTELGWQEIQKLDVKPEDVVIGIAASGTTPYVLGAIEKANEYGLLTAGITCNPESPLSKIAQHPLVVVVGPEFVTGSTRLKSGTAQKLILNMISTSLMIGLGHVEGNRMVDMQLSNNKLVDRGAKMVAEACHVSYEEGKALLLKYGSVRKATLGFKEGKC from the coding sequence ATGAAAAAAGTCACAGAACAATCCAGCAATTACAATCATCTTGAATTGATGTCTATGAAGGAAATTCTGACGGCAATGAATCAAGAAGATCAAAGTGTTCCCTTGGCTGTAGAAAAGATAATTCCTCAAATTACAGCCTTTGTGGAGAAGGCACTTGTTAACATGAAAAACGGCGGAAGATTGTTTTACTTGGGGGCAGGAACGAGTGGGAGATTAGGAATCTTAGATGCATCTGAATGCCCACCAACTTTTGGTGTAGAACAGGGCGTGGTTGTAGGGCTCATTGCAGGTGGAGATGCAGCTATTAGAGTGGCTGTTGAGAATGCAGAAGACGATACGGAATTGGGTTGGCAAGAAATCCAAAAATTAGATGTTAAGCCAGAAGATGTTGTGATAGGTATTGCCGCTTCAGGGACAACTCCATACGTATTAGGGGCTATAGAAAAAGCAAATGAATATGGCTTATTAACTGCGGGGATAACATGCAATCCCGAGAGCCCTTTGAGTAAAATAGCACAGCATCCGTTGGTTGTGGTTGTAGGACCTGAATTTGTTACAGGAAGTACACGACTAAAATCAGGAACGGCGCAAAAACTTATACTCAATATGATTTCTACCTCTTTGATGATAGGTTTAGGTCATGTTGAAGGAAATCGCATGGTTGATATGCAATTAAGTAATAACAAATTAGTAGATAGAGGCGCCAAAATGGTTGCTGAAGCTTGTCATGTGAGTTATGAAGAAGGAAAAGCACTTCTTTTAAAATATGGCTCTGTACGAAAAGCTACTCTCGGTTTTAAAGAAGGAAAATGCTAA
- a CDS encoding prolyl oligopeptidase family serine peptidase, whose amino-acid sequence MNLHNEIYIGAEGRESLVDFDEPFDENYNDIIVFIHGYKGFKDWGAWNLMKRYFLSCNIAFCKFNLSHNGGTTEQAIDFPDLKAFSDNRYSFCLTDIKAIIDWIQSKIDISKKAIHLVGHSRGGGLSILAASDPRVKSVITLASIASIESQFPKGEALDKWKEDGYFTVQNSRTQQEMPIRYSIYEDWESNKDLLNIEETAKKLNLPALHIHGDIDESVYITESEKLSTWTQGKLIIISNANHTFNSYHPYEKEDMPSKLYETCILISQFIESL is encoded by the coding sequence ATGAACTTGCATAATGAAATTTACATAGGGGCAGAAGGAAGAGAGTCTTTAGTCGATTTCGATGAACCTTTTGACGAGAATTACAATGATATCATTGTATTTATTCATGGATACAAAGGATTCAAAGATTGGGGAGCGTGGAATCTTATGAAACGTTATTTTTTATCATGTAACATCGCTTTTTGTAAATTTAATTTGAGTCACAACGGCGGAACAACTGAGCAAGCCATTGATTTTCCAGATTTAAAAGCTTTTTCAGACAATAGATATAGTTTTTGTTTAACTGACATTAAAGCAATTATAGATTGGATTCAAAGCAAAATAGATATTTCAAAGAAAGCTATACATTTAGTTGGGCATAGTCGTGGTGGAGGATTATCCATTCTTGCTGCATCTGACCCTCGTGTTAAATCAGTGATTACGCTTGCCTCTATCGCAAGTATTGAGAGTCAATTCCCAAAAGGAGAGGCTTTGGACAAATGGAAGGAGGATGGTTATTTTACGGTACAAAATAGTCGTACCCAGCAGGAAATGCCTATACGCTATTCCATCTATGAAGATTGGGAATCCAATAAAGATTTGTTAAACATAGAAGAGACAGCAAAAAAATTAAATTTACCTGCTTTGCATATCCATGGAGATATAGATGAAAGTGTCTATATAACAGAATCTGAAAAATTAAGTACGTGGACACAAGGTAAATTAATTATTATCTCTAATGCAAATCATACTTTTAATAGCTATCATCCATACGAAAAAGAAGATATGCCTAGTAAATTATATGAAACATGTATTTTGATTTCACAATTTATAGAATCTCTTTAG